In Arachis hypogaea cultivar Tifrunner chromosome 2, arahy.Tifrunner.gnm2.J5K5, whole genome shotgun sequence, a genomic segment contains:
- the LOC112743293 gene encoding uncharacterized protein → MQSLQSNHAKELKMRESLEASCITLRRENENMAKRYMESLNNLDDQALFSFSQALLSTQCRFKNLTKQEGSSQMLNLLLPPNFLEIRTKLQTWLIKLLCQSFQGI, encoded by the exons ATGCAATCCTTGCAATCTAACCACGCTAAAGAGTTGAAGATGCGTGAATCACTCGAAGCTAGTTGCATCACTCTCAGAAGAg AGAATGAAAATATGGCGAAACGGTACATGGAGTCTTTAAATAATCTGGATGATCAG GCACTCTTTTCATTCTCTCAGGCCTTATTGTCAACGCAATGCAG ATTCAAGAATCTGACGAAGCAAGAAGGAAGTTCTCAAATGCTAAATCTCCTTCTTCCTCCCAATTTTTTGGAGATCAGAACAAAGTTGCAGACGTGGCTGATCAAGCTACTTTGTCAAAGTTTTCA GGGCATTTAA